The DNA region CGCCGTCCTCGGGGACGGACGCGACCTGTTCGTACGCGTTGGTTTCGTGTGCGAGAACGCACCCGAGCGTGCAAAGATTGTAACCGTTTTCTGACGGCAGGGTTGTTGCTCTTAAGCTAAAGGCCTTTAATTCCAGGCGTCCTGCTGCCGCGCGAGcgctccctctccccgcctcGCGCCAGGGCGAGGTGGAGACGGAGAGCGATGCGCAGCGGCTGCGTCCGGCCCCTTCGGACAGCACCGACCCCGCGCCGAGGAGGCGGCCGGGGCCCAGAGCGCTGCCGGGGCTCGGTGGCTCGCTGGAATTCCACTGGGAAGCTGGGCCCCGTGTCCGAGCCGGTTTGTGTTCCGTGATTTGGTACCCGTAGTGTGGAGCTCGGGGTGTGTTCTCCCAACCCGCTAAACCTGCGGAAGCCAGCGCTCCCGCGGGATGGGAAGAGTCACCGGAGCGCCCTGCGTGCTCCTGGTTTCTGTCGGTAACCGCCGCGCTGGCCTCCCCCAGTCACCGCTTCCCGGTGCCGCTGGCCTTGGCAGGACGGCGGAGGCCGACGGGATCCCGTGGGACACGGGAGCGAGCGCTGCTCCCGTCCCAGCAGAATTCCTCACCCGTTCCCTCTCGCACAAGCTGTCCTGACCAAAGCTTCACCGGGCGGCGCCGATCCCGGCGGAACCGAACCCCATCCCGGCCCGGGGCTGGCTCTTCCCAGCGCGTTGGGTTCACCTGAAGGGAGACGAGCTCGTAAATCCGGCGTGAATCACTCCTTTTGTACAGTTTTGTatttggtttttggggggagggaggggaaaagaacgACCGGTCTCTATTTTGTATCACTGATGCTCCGTACGCCCCTGTGGGGTGGTGTTTTTAATAAAGATGTAAGATGGTGACGGGGCCTCCACAACTTGAGcttggggaaggtgggggggggcCAGTCCCTGAGCAGGGCTCGGTGACGGGAACGtcaccttgggggggggggcgacgtCCCcagggaggggattggggggaaTGCACCCACCGGCCCCTTCctgcggggtgctggggcagcacGCGCCTTTGGGCGCTGGGTCTTGTTAACCGGGATCACAGCTAATTGCCCGGAATGCCGGGAGCGGAGCCCTCTGCCAACCCGCGGCCGCGCTTCAGGGCGAGAAAGCAAAATTTGGCAGAAAAGCGGCGCTTGGGAGCGGGGTCTGGACCTGTGGCGCCGGTGGctgggaggggaaactgaggcacgccgAGCAGGAGCAGGGTGCCGCCCCAGGGAACGAGGCCAGGCCTCGGGGTGGGAAATTCCTGCCGGCAGCCAAGCCGCGTGCGGCACCTTCCTTGGTCCCTGTCACCGCCGGAGCTGTTGGGACGACGTCCCGCTCCTCCGGCCCTTTTTTGGGGGATGTAGGTGAAAGTTAATGGAAAAAGGGACGGGGCGCTGACGCCGCCGGCTGTGCCGGGGCACCTCGAGAGGAAAACAGCCCCGACCTCGGCAGAGGGCTCCGCTCCCTCACCCCTCCCCAACTTGGCAGCTGCCCCCGTCACCCGGCCGCTCGCTccaccgtgcctcagtttccccatgctGCCAGAGCCGCTCCTCCAACCTCACCGGGAGCCGCTTCCCTCCCCCCACGCCTGCCCTTATCTCcccgctgccggcgcggcgcggcaccgGCTCGGCACGTAGGGGCCTTATCGCCAGGAAGCCGGCGGCTCCGGCCGTGCCAGGCCAGGGCGGTTTGTCCAGCCGCACGCCCCGGCGAGCCCGACCCCGGCTCCCCGTGGGGCGAGTGGAGTCCCCGTCCCCCGTACGAGCCCTGCCACCGGTGACGCCGGCGAAGGGACGCGACGCCGCGGCGGGTTTATCCCCGTTGACTCCAACCACCACGTTTCCCCCTGCCTTTATCCCACCGCGTCCCCAGCCCGGTGCCGCGAGGGGCTCCCGGGAGCGTCCCCCGCAACCGCGCAAACACCGCGGCTGGGCCCGGCAATCCTCCACCCCTCCCCTCGGAGCTCCCACGGGTGCCAGCCTcacggggacccccccacacccacgGGGAGACCCTCCAGGCACCCCATTGCTCCGGTTTtccctccgtgcctcagtttcccctcccggGGGCACACGCCAAGGCGTGGGGCCGAGCCGCGGTCCCCGTGCCCGGCTGGCACCGGGGTGCCCGGGCTGCCCTCCAAGGGGGCGAAGGGTCAGCCCCGCTCCAGGCCTAGTATGGGCAGAaagagccgggctggggggggctgcggccggggggggctgtggccGGCCAGGggggtgggctgcggggagggggggggggggctggcagggagcccgGGGCCGGACTCTGCAAACACTCACCCCTCCGCAGCGGTGGGAAACAGGGagaagccccccagcccccatttTATAGGTGCCCCCAGgatgtcccccccctccccgccccgccccagcccagGTTTCTCCCGTTATCCCAGTCCAGGTGCGGATCAGGCTCCACCTGCCCcacccggggcggggcggggagcagcggccccggagaccctacaataacaaccCCCCCCCAATGTGTGTTTTCCCCCTGTAAAAGCACCGGGaggggacagccccccccccgtgccGTCACCCCCCGGGACGGCCGAACCCCGCACCCAGCCCCACTTTACAGCCTCAATTCAATAAATTAGGGCCataacccccccccaaccccccccgagCGGGCACGGCGGCTGGGACTTTGCGCTGGAGCGGCTGGGGAGCGTCCACACGTCCCCAGCACCGCGGGGCCACATCCTgacccctcgcccccccccccccatgctgtCCCTCCCCCCCaggtttttctccttcttcctgcccaggccgtgggggggggggggtattgcCCCAAGCTGGGGGAGCAGCGGCTGCCACTAAATTGGGCCAAAAGTGGtggttttctggaaaaaaaaaggatttaagctGCTGCCCCCCTGCTCGACATCCCCGGGGGGGTGATGGTGTCTCTGCCCCCAGAGCCACCCCCGTATCTGGGGTCTGCTCCTCTGGTTCATCCATGTGTCCCTCTGTCCTTGCACGAAGCCACCCGGCCGTGTGtccgtcccccccaccccggggcaggggctgctgcagcccacgGCGGGAtccggccccgggggggcggggggggctgctgccggatcccccggccccggggggaaGCggaaggggagatgggggagGCGCGAGTCGCACGGGCCCGGGTGATGGTCGACCCCGTGGGGCGGGGCCCCCCGGTGCgatgccccccgccccagccccgcgggacgCCGGCCGCTCGCCCCGGCTCCTGGCGGGGGGCCCGGGCTGGCTCCGGCCCCGCTTCCCGGCTGCTCCCAACTCGGCCAAAGGTCCCGGGACCAACCGTGGCatctgggcactggggggggcactggggagcagtgaGCACCcccggggtggggatgggatggggtcgggatgggattgggatggggtcgggatgggatgggatgggattgggatggggttggggatggggtcgggatggggatgggatgggattgaGATGGGATTGGGGATGGGgtcgggatggggatgggatggggtcgggatgggatgggatggggatgggatggagtggggatagggatgggatggggatgggatggggtggggatagggattgggatggggatgggatggggttgggatggggatgggattgggatggggatggagatgggatgggattgggatggggatgggatcgggttgggatggggatgggatggggatgggattgggatggggatgggatggggatggggatggagatgggatggggttgggatgggatggggatgggatcgggttgggatggggatgggatggggatgggattgggatggggacagggagagagatCTGGGATGGGGTCAGGGATGTGGGATGGGGTTGGAGACGTCCCCAAAGGGATGCGGAGCAGCCGGGATTGGAGCTTCCCATGGGCTTCGGCACAACTCGGTCCTCTCCAGCCCCGTGAAGGCAGCgccgagccctgccagcccctgctgccCGCGCTCCTGCCCGCGCTCCTGCCCGCGCTCCTGCCCCGTGGGTGCTTCCCCCGGCTCCGTGGGTTTCCCGGTCACTTCGCTGCAGGGTGGGGAATTGGCCGCCGGCTCCTCCCGGTTCCCCGAGTCCTCCAGCTGCTCCGCTGGAAAATACTCTCGCTcttggggtgggggtgctgggtggggggtgccggggtggggggtgccggggtggggggtgctgggtggggggtgccggggtggggggtgccagGGTGCCCGGGGGGGGAAGGCAAAGCCTGGGGTGAAACGGTCCCGTCTCACCCGGGGGGCAGCAGGACACCCCCCACACGCCGGCAGGTCCCCTGTCCCCAACCCGGcccccccctgctgccccccccggggccgcatTGTGGGGCGCAGCGGGGAGCCAGGCCCTGCCCCATCCCCGTTCGGGCTGGGGGGACAACCTggctgtgggggggggggacagaactcaggaccccaacccccccaaacccctccaggaCTGAACCGTGGGGTGCCCCAACACGGAggaccccaaaaccagcccccccGGGGCCTCTGTGCCCCCCTCCCGGCGTGGGGGGTTAAAAATAGCCATGGCGGCGGCGAGGGCCGGCGCAGGGCGCTGAGCACGAGGAGGCCCACGCGCCGCCCGCGTGCACCGCGCCGGCGGGGAGGAAGaggcccccgcgccgccggggaaaccgaggcacaagCCCGGCCTGTGGCTGGGGGGGGTGTAAAGCAAAAACCAcgccccctgtccccccagctccTTTCCCAGGGGATTTGGGGCaggtcccccccaaccccacatCGAAATCCCGGAGCTCTTCCCAGCCCCGAATTCCCCTTTCCCTGCCGGAGGTTTTCCAGCCAGTTTTATTCCTGGAGGTGGGGagccgggggggtcccgctgcTGCCCACCCTCTCGCCCCTGCGGGATTATTTCTTTGCCCTACGGGAGCACCGGGGGCTGCAGGTGGGAAATCACCACCTCCTGGAGTCCCGTGATGGCCCGGCCACCCTTGGGGACGCCTCTGCTTTCAGCTgtgttggggggggagggcggcaCCCGAAGGCGAAGGAGCCTCGGCTTTGCCGAGCCGCTGCTtctgtttgggtttggttttttttttttattttttattacccAGGGATTGAAAACCAGCCCTAACCAGGATCCCTGCCCGGGGGGGCGGCACTTCCCCATCACATGAGGTTCATGtgagcggcccccgccccggctctgccttctcccctccctgtcccctgttttctgcagaaaacaccttttgcccccccccaaacacctttCCCCCCTCGCAGCAGCTTTTCTCGCTGCTGGTGCATGCAATGAGTTCGGCAGGGCTCAGCCCAGCACCCTGAATCAGCCCCAactggggggtgcaggggaacCCACGAGAGctgcaggggttggggggggttcaggcccccctgcccccccctccctccccggggaGGCACAAACCTTCCCCCGTTGGGTTGCAGCGGGGGCTTGACCCTGCACCCAATGTTGCTGGAGCCCAGCGCCATAGGTAATCCAGGCTGGGGTAACCCCGGggaggtgctggggtccccccgaACCTGCTCAGCCCCCCCCAAGAACCCAGAGGTGCTGCCACAgcccggggggacggggacatggtGCCGCTGCATCCCCTGACTCCAGCAGCTGGGGATTTGAACCCCCCCAGTCCCATCCACACCACCCAGTGGGTGCCACGTGCCCGCCCCGCACATGGCCGGGGCCAGCGGGGTGCCGGAGCGTGAGCCgatgtgggtgctggggcggaAAACCGGGTGCCGCCGGGCACCCGTCCCGCCCCGGCGATGCCAGGAGCCGGCCCCGCACGTGTGGGGTGAAAaggagccggggggggcaccccccaaACAGCTGCTCCCATGGGTgcacccacacccccacccctAGGGCAGGTcatcctccccccctcctccggcaaccctacaataacaagGCATTGTTTACAATCGGCTCacgagaccctacaataacaaccGGGCTTGGCAAacaaccctacaataacaaacctCCTGTGctcagtgggggggggggggggaggcggctcGGGAGCCGGGGGGGCGCAGCGGGGGGACTCCGTTTTCCACCCCCACAAAAGCCCGGGGGGGTTTGAGGCCACAGGACAAGATGAGCCggaaatacagaaaacaacttTAATCCAcccaaaatgattaaaaaaccccaaatgttaaAAAGCTGCCACAaaacggggggggaggggggagaggccGGGGGAGTTTGGGGGAGCCCCCCCGTCACCCCTAAAACCACCTCCGAAAGGGACGATCCCACCCACCGCTGGTTTGGGGACAAGGCTGGGGGGTCCttccccccccaatcccccccaagGGGTTCgggagccccccgggaccccccaggttggggggcagcggggtgtccccatgtcccacccccagctgccagcaccctggggtgccccaccCGGGGTGTCCCGCCCCTCCGTCCCTGGAGCACAAGTGCCACCTGCAGGCTGGacggggggtggcaggggaccctggtgtccgggggggggtgacaggggaccccgGTCTCCGGAggtggggtgacaggggaccccgGTGTCTGCGGGGGGCTGGTGACAGGGGACCCCGGTGTTCTTGGGGGGGCGACAGGGGACCCTAGTGTcccgggggggtggcaggggacccTGGTGTCTGCAGGGGGCTGGTGACAGGGGACCCTGGTGTTCTTGGGGAGGTGACAGGAGACCCCGGCGTCCggggcagggggtgacaggggatcCCAATGTTCttggggggtgacaggggaccccggcgtccggggcagggggtgacaggggaccccaATGTTCttggggggtgacaggggaccccagCGTCCggggcagggggtgacaggggaccccaATATTCttgggggggtgacaggggaccccagCGTCCAGggtgggggtgacaggggaccccaATGTTCTTGGGGGGGTGACAGGAGACCCCGGCGTCCAGggtgggggtgacaggggacccctGCATCTTGGGGGGTGCTGGTGACAAGGGACCCCAGTGTCCTAGGGAGGGTGacgagggacccaggcatccggggcggggggtgccagGGGAGCCCGGTGTCCCCGGGGGGCGGTGACGGCGGGGGGGTCAGTAGACCGCCTCGTCCATGTTGTCATCGCTGTCGGCGCCGAAGTCCTCCCCGTTGTCGAAGTAGGACATGATGTAGTCGGTctcctggggacggggggacacccCGCCGTCAGGGGGGCACccgcgtgtcccccccaccccgccaggGCCCCCCCACAGCCGGGACGGCTGCGCCCATCACCCCagctggggtgtcccccccccagcgccgTCTCACCTCTTCGTGCTCCTCCTCGTCgtactcctcttcctcctcttccttcccttcttcttcctcctccttctcctcttcctcctccgacggcacctcctcctccttcttctccaggctctgggggTTCAGGGGACCCCCCGTGCTGTTAGCCCAGGGGGGACCCCCGAAATCCAGCCGGGCCACCCCAgcaaggccccccccccccacggggggACGGTGGCCGAGCCTTCGGCCTCGCTACCTCCAGCTTCTTAATGGTCTCCTCCTTGTCGAGTGCGACCCGCTGCTTGCACTTGGGGATGAggatggtggtccctgggggggggcagaggggagcgtTACCCCCCCggggggcagagcccggccccacggcggggacgggggggacaggggggccgggggaggccgaggaggggacaggggggacaggggggacaggggggacgggggggacgggggggacactcACTGCCTTTCCGCAGCCGCCGCACCCGGATCTTCAGCTCCCGCGGCAGCCGCCTCCAGTCTGTGGGGCAGAGCGAGGGCTGGAT from Calonectris borealis chromosome 29, bCalBor7.hap1.2, whole genome shotgun sequence includes:
- the POLR3GL gene encoding DNA-directed RNA polymerase III subunit RPC7-like isoform X2, with translation MAGRGRGRGRGQMTFNVEAVGIGKGDALPPPTLQPSPLFPPLEHRAAPLPGGEEGEYMLALKQELRGAMKGLPYFVKPGAPRRDIERYSDKYQISSPVDSAIDWNPDWRRLPRELKIRVRRLRKGRTTILIPKCKQRVALDKEETIKKLEHGGSPEPPEPGEEGGGGAVGGGRGEGGGRRREGRGGRGVRRGGARRGDRLHHVLLRQRGGLRRRQR
- the POLR3GL gene encoding DNA-directed RNA polymerase III subunit RPC7-like isoform X1, whose amino-acid sequence is MAGRGRGRGRGQMTFNVEAVGIGKGDALPPPTLQPSPLFPPLEHRAAPLPGGEEGEYMLALKQELRGAMKGLPYFVKPGAPRRDIERYSDKYQISSPVDSAIDWNPDWRRLPRELKIRVRRLRKGRTTILIPKCKQRVALDKEETIKKLESLEKKEEEVPSEEEEEKEEEEEGKEEEEEEYDEEEHEEETDYIMSYFDNGEDFGADSDDNMDEAVY
- the POLR3GL gene encoding DNA-directed RNA polymerase III subunit RPC7-like isoform X3, which encodes MAGRGRGRGRGQMTFNVEAVGIGKGDALPPPTLQPSPLFPPLEHRAAPLPGGEEGEYMLALKQELRGAMKGLPYFVKPGAPRRDIERYSDKYQISSPVDSAIDWNPDWRRLPRELKIRVRRLRKGTTILIPKCKQRVALDKEETIKKLESLEKKEEEVPSEEEEEKEEEEEGKEEEEEEYDEEEHEEETDYIMSYFDNGEDFGADSDDNMDEAVY